The following proteins come from a genomic window of Methanocella conradii HZ254:
- a CDS encoding indolepyruvate oxidoreductase subunit beta, producing MDRFDLLIVGVGGQGVILASDIIGKAAVLEGRPVRSAETHGMAQRGGAVENHVRIGCKYGSLIPAGGADCLLSMEPLEALRFARYLSPKGIAIINTEKIVPVTVSLGKVQYPEVDIIIDTMKGLCSGVKAENYTALAKKAGAVQALNVAMIGAVSKYLPVRADTLKEAIARSVPPKTVAVNLRAFDLGREA from the coding sequence ATGGACAGGTTTGACCTCCTTATAGTGGGCGTGGGTGGCCAGGGCGTCATCCTGGCCTCTGATATAATAGGCAAGGCCGCTGTCCTTGAGGGCCGGCCCGTGAGGTCTGCCGAGACGCATGGCATGGCCCAGCGCGGCGGCGCCGTGGAGAACCACGTCCGCATTGGCTGTAAATATGGAAGCCTCATACCTGCCGGTGGCGCCGACTGCCTGCTGAGCATGGAGCCGCTGGAGGCCCTCCGCTTCGCCCGCTACCTGAGCCCAAAAGGAATAGCAATCATAAACACCGAGAAGATAGTGCCGGTGACGGTGAGCCTCGGCAAGGTACAATACCCTGAAGTAGACATTATCATAGATACGATGAAAGGCCTGTGCTCAGGGGTTAAAGCTGAGAACTATACGGCGCTGGCGAAAAAGGCTGGGGCGGTGCAGGCGCTAAACGTGGCCATGATTGGGGCCGTGTCTAAATACCTGCCCGTCAGGGCCGATACGCTGAAAGAGGCAATAGCAAGGTCGGTGCCGCCAAAGACAGTTGCGGTTAACCTCCGGGCGTTTGACCTGGGCCGTGAAGCCTAG
- a CDS encoding PAS domain-containing sensor histidine kinase, translating into MKQLHELGRFAADAINMGAVAFVAWYRDGRILTANPQFFEMTGYAGDETSGMLWPMDFTTPESKDSIIHAMDGLYKGEKAYHHDEDLIRKDGSKLPVEVFVHIYYPDRQAEHYYYSFISDITQRKESEKALKRSKASTDLYLDILTHDINNMNQVGIGYLELAIDHLRTEGKITDKTLLERPLMALEYTTSIIRNVRTLQRIESVEAPGEPVDICSVLLEVKKQYSRVPGREVTINYRPTPECYVLANELLHEVFLNLVGNAVKHSDPKKPLTVNIIQRLVSEGDKKYCRVDIEDNGPGIPDEMKKSIFERFRQEGVRPRARGLGLYIVRTLVEEYKGKVWVEDRVPGDHTKGARLVVMLPLFDG; encoded by the coding sequence ATGAAACAGTTACATGAGCTTGGCAGGTTCGCGGCGGACGCGATAAACATGGGGGCGGTGGCGTTCGTAGCGTGGTACCGGGACGGGCGGATATTGACGGCAAACCCGCAGTTCTTCGAAATGACCGGGTACGCCGGGGACGAGACAAGCGGCATGCTATGGCCAATGGATTTCACCACGCCGGAATCTAAAGATAGCATAATCCATGCGATGGACGGCCTCTATAAGGGCGAAAAGGCTTACCACCACGATGAAGACCTCATAAGAAAAGACGGGTCCAAGCTACCGGTTGAAGTCTTCGTACACATCTATTATCCAGACAGGCAGGCGGAGCATTACTATTACTCGTTTATATCAGACATCACGCAGCGCAAGGAGAGCGAGAAGGCGCTAAAAAGGTCGAAGGCCTCAACAGACCTTTACCTGGATATATTGACCCATGACATAAACAACATGAACCAGGTGGGAATAGGCTACTTAGAGCTAGCCATCGACCACCTGAGAACCGAGGGGAAGATAACGGATAAGACGCTTCTCGAAAGGCCGCTGATGGCCCTGGAGTACACGACCTCCATCATCCGTAACGTCAGGACGCTTCAAAGGATAGAGTCAGTGGAAGCGCCTGGCGAGCCGGTGGACATATGCTCGGTGCTGCTGGAAGTGAAAAAGCAGTACTCCAGGGTGCCTGGCAGGGAGGTCACGATCAACTACCGACCCACCCCGGAGTGCTACGTGTTAGCCAACGAGCTGTTGCATGAGGTCTTTTTGAACCTTGTGGGCAACGCGGTGAAGCACTCCGACCCTAAAAAGCCTTTGACCGTCAATATAATCCAGAGGCTGGTGAGCGAGGGGGATAAAAAGTATTGCAGGGTAGACATCGAGGATAATGGCCCGGGCATACCTGACGAGATGAAGAAGAGCATATTCGAGCGTTTCAGGCAGGAGGGCGTTAGGCCGCGGGCCAGGGGACTGGGCCTCTACATCGTTCGGACGCTGGTGGAGGAATACAAGGGTAAAGTATGGGTGGAGGACCGGGTACCTGGCGACCATACTAAGGGCGCGAGGCTCGTCGTCATGCTCCCGCTGTTCGACGGGTAA